A genome region from Bacillaceae bacterium IKA-2 includes the following:
- a CDS encoding TAXI family TRAP transporter solute-binding subunit: MKKLLFSIFALVLMFSLVACGGNDNGVEEGETYLPSQLVIATGGTTGVYYPLGGGIAQIITNNTDVSATAQTSGGSVENMRLLASNDVELAFVQNDIADYAVNGTLMFEGTAVENLQGIATLYNETIQIVLPDNSTITTVEDLKGKSVSVGAPGSGVEANARQVLEIFGLTFEDLDAEFLNFGDSVSRIQDGGLDAAFVTAGAPTAAVTELSATRGVKLLSLEDDKIEELIAKYPFYVKDTIPAETYPGVAETTSVAVKAMLAVSSDLPEDFVYDVTKALFENQSQLVAITSRASGIAKENALDGLSIDLHPGALKFYQEEGLK; this comes from the coding sequence ATGAAAAAGCTTTTATTTTCAATCTTTGCATTAGTACTTATGTTTTCACTAGTGGCATGTGGTGGTAATGACAACGGCGTTGAAGAAGGAGAAACATATTTACCTAGTCAATTAGTTATTGCAACTGGCGGAACAACTGGTGTTTACTATCCTTTGGGTGGCGGTATTGCTCAAATTATTACTAATAACACAGATGTAAGCGCTACCGCGCAAACATCTGGTGGATCTGTTGAGAACATGCGTTTATTAGCTTCAAATGACGTAGAATTAGCTTTCGTACAAAATGATATTGCTGACTATGCAGTAAATGGTACGTTAATGTTTGAAGGAACTGCAGTAGAAAATTTACAAGGTATTGCAACATTATACAATGAAACAATTCAGATCGTATTACCAGATAATAGCACGATTACAACTGTTGAAGATTTAAAAGGTAAGAGTGTTTCTGTAGGTGCTCCTGGCAGTGGTGTTGAAGCCAATGCGAGACAAGTTTTAGAAATTTTTGGTTTAACGTTTGAAGATTTAGACGCTGAATTTTTAAATTTTGGTGACTCTGTTTCAAGAATTCAAGATGGAGGCTTAGACGCTGCATTCGTAACGGCAGGCGCTCCAACTGCAGCTGTAACAGAGCTTTCGGCTACAAGAGGAGTTAAGTTACTTAGCCTTGAGGACGATAAAATCGAAGAGCTAATTGCTAAGTATCCTTTCTATGTTAAAGATACAATTCCAGCTGAAACATACCCAGGTGTTGCTGAAACAACGTCAGTTGCTGTTAAAGCAATGTTAGCAGTTTCAAGTGACTTACCAGAAGATTTCGTATATGACGTTACAAAAGCATTATTTGAAAATCAGAGTCAATTAGTTGCAATTACAAGCAGAGCTTCAGGTATTGCAAAGGAAAATGCACTTGATGGATTAAGCATAGACCTCCATCCTGGCGCTTTGAAATTCTATCAAGAAGAGGGTTTAAAATAA
- a CDS encoding TRAP transporter permease, with translation MRKEQKEILKEISEIDGEISDKQQQELLSKYDLESRFRDYSGILKWIVTIGLISFSGFQLYTAIFGTLASQLQRSVHLTFALGLIFLLYPMHKTANKNRLPIIDGILSVTSVFVGLYWTFEYSNLVQRAGMYTSLDLVVGGLAILLVLEAARRVVGLPIVIIAVTFLLYALFGNYMPGFFEHRGVSLERLISHMYFTLDGILGTPLAVSATFIFLFLLFGAFLVKTGVGQYFNDLALLIAGRQIGGPAKVAIFSSALQGTISGSSVANVVTSGSFTIPMMKKTGYSKEFAGGVEAAASTGGQLMPPIMGAAAFLMAEFTGIAYWDIAKAAAVPAFLYFAGIWIMVHLEAKRLGLRGLSKEELPNKMEVLKKLYLLAPLFVIIGLLMYGFSPIRAALFGILSVIVVGAISKETRLSVKDIFQALENGARTALGVASATAAAGMIVGVVTLTGLGLKFASGLIDLSNGILLLTLFFTMIASIILGMGSPTTANYIITSTMAAPAIILLLTEPGAEITMTVLLSAHMFAFYFGIVADITPPVALAAFAACGVSGGRPIKTGVIASKLAIAAFIIPYIFVLSPELFLMDTTFMAASLVISSSLIGMIGIGSGVMGYLIRPMNLLERFIGGFGGLMLIYPGGYLDLIGIALLGTLLAMQLIKSKKHHKLLQAS, from the coding sequence ATGCGAAAAGAGCAAAAGGAAATACTTAAAGAAATATCGGAAATAGATGGAGAAATATCGGATAAACAGCAACAGGAACTTTTAAGTAAGTATGATTTAGAATCCCGCTTTAGAGATTACTCGGGAATCCTAAAATGGATTGTAACGATTGGTTTGATTTCCTTTTCCGGTTTCCAATTATACACAGCCATTTTTGGAACACTTGCATCACAGCTACAGCGATCCGTCCATTTAACATTTGCGCTTGGGCTTATTTTCTTGCTATATCCAATGCATAAAACGGCCAATAAAAACCGTTTACCCATTATTGATGGAATTTTATCAGTCACTAGTGTTTTTGTCGGTCTATATTGGACATTTGAATATAGTAATCTTGTTCAGCGTGCAGGAATGTACACCTCGCTAGATTTAGTAGTCGGTGGCCTAGCAATTTTACTAGTTTTAGAAGCTGCGAGACGAGTAGTAGGTTTACCAATCGTAATCATTGCAGTGACATTTTTACTTTATGCCCTATTCGGAAATTACATGCCAGGCTTTTTTGAACATCGTGGTGTTAGTCTTGAGCGATTAATTAGTCATATGTATTTTACTTTAGATGGAATTTTAGGAACACCGTTAGCGGTGTCCGCAACATTTATCTTCTTATTCCTTTTATTCGGTGCATTTTTAGTTAAAACAGGAGTTGGACAGTATTTTAATGACCTAGCTCTTTTAATTGCTGGTAGACAAATAGGTGGCCCTGCCAAAGTAGCCATTTTCTCTAGTGCACTCCAAGGTACGATTAGTGGAAGTTCAGTTGCAAATGTCGTAACTTCAGGTTCATTTACAATTCCCATGATGAAAAAAACGGGGTACAGTAAAGAATTTGCTGGTGGAGTTGAAGCCGCTGCCTCAACGGGCGGACAATTAATGCCACCAATCATGGGTGCGGCAGCCTTCCTAATGGCAGAATTTACTGGGATCGCTTATTGGGATATCGCGAAAGCCGCTGCAGTTCCAGCGTTTCTCTATTTTGCTGGAATTTGGATTATGGTTCATTTAGAAGCGAAACGCCTAGGTCTTCGTGGACTTTCAAAAGAAGAACTACCAAACAAAATGGAAGTACTGAAAAAACTTTATTTATTAGCCCCACTCTTTGTAATCATAGGGTTGCTAATGTATGGCTTCTCACCAATTCGCGCTGCCCTTTTCGGGATCTTAAGTGTTATAGTGGTAGGAGCAATTAGCAAAGAAACAAGATTGTCAGTCAAAGACATATTTCAAGCTCTTGAAAATGGTGCTCGTACGGCTTTAGGTGTTGCCTCCGCAACTGCCGCGGCTGGGATGATTGTCGGAGTTGTAACGTTAACAGGTCTAGGATTAAAATTTGCAAGTGGCTTAATCGATTTATCTAATGGAATTTTACTGCTAACGTTGTTCTTCACGATGATTGCCTCGATCATTCTGGGCATGGGGTCACCAACGACAGCAAACTATATCATCACTTCAACGATGGCAGCACCAGCGATCATTTTATTACTCACTGAACCTGGAGCTGAAATAACAATGACTGTGCTCTTGTCAGCTCATATGTTTGCCTTTTATTTTGGAATCGTTGCTGATATCACACCACCGGTTGCGCTTGCCGCCTTTGCCGCCTGTGGAGTATCTGGAGGGCGGCCGATTAAAACAGGTGTTATTGCTTCAAAGCTTGCGATTGCAGCGTTTATCATTCCATATATATTTGTCCTTTCACCGGAGTTATTCCTAATGGATACGACATTTATGGCAGCGTCGCTGGTCATTTCCTCATCATTAATTGGCATGATTGGGATCGGTTCAGGAGTAATGGGGTACTTAATACGTCCAATGAATCTGTTAGAGAGATTTATCGGAGGTTTTGGTGGTCTTATGCTAATTTATCCAGGTGGATACTTGGATTTAATCGGTATTGCATTACTTGGAACATTACTTGCCATGCAACTAATAAAATCAAAGAAACATCACAAATTATTACAAGCTAGTTAA
- a CDS encoding Glu/Leu/Phe/Val dehydrogenase has translation MAAVTTTNQKVLDNQNSKASLLDSTHIVIKEALTKLGYSNEMFELLKEPLRMLTVRIPVRMDDGIVKVFTGYRAQHNDAVGPTKGGIRFHPEVTEEEVKALSIWMSLKCGIADLPFGGGKGGIICDPREMSFPEVERLSRGYVRAISQIVGPTKDIPAPDVFTNSQIMGWMLDEYSRIREFDSPGFITGKPIVLGGSHGRETATARGVVHCIEEATKRKGINIAGAKVVVQGFGNAGSYLAKFMHDAGATVIAISDAYGALYNEDGLDIEYLLDRRDSFGTVTKLFKNTISNKELLELPCDILVPAAISNQITVENAHLINAKIIVEAANGPTTLEATSILDERGILLVPDVLASSGGVTVSYFEWVQNNLGYYWSEEEVASKLQKGMVKSFDDVYRMAQKHKVNMRLAAYMVGARKMAEASRFRGWV, from the coding sequence ATGGCAGCAGTAACAACAACTAACCAGAAAGTTCTTGATAATCAAAACAGTAAAGCAAGTTTATTGGATTCAACTCATATTGTCATTAAAGAAGCGTTAACAAAGCTAGGTTATTCAAATGAAATGTTTGAATTGTTAAAAGAGCCACTTAGAATGCTAACAGTTAGAATTCCTGTACGAATGGACGATGGCATTGTAAAAGTTTTTACAGGCTATCGCGCTCAGCATAATGATGCCGTTGGTCCAACAAAAGGTGGAATTCGTTTCCATCCAGAAGTAACGGAAGAAGAGGTCAAGGCATTATCGATTTGGATGAGCTTAAAATGCGGGATTGCTGACCTTCCTTTTGGTGGTGGTAAAGGTGGAATCATTTGCGATCCTCGTGAAATGTCTTTCCCTGAAGTAGAACGCTTAAGTCGCGGCTATGTTCGGGCAATTAGTCAAATCGTTGGACCGACTAAAGACATTCCAGCACCCGATGTTTTTACAAATTCACAAATTATGGGTTGGATGTTAGATGAATATAGTCGAATTCGTGAGTTTGACTCGCCTGGATTTATTACCGGCAAACCAATTGTCCTAGGTGGTTCGCATGGACGGGAAACAGCAACTGCTCGCGGTGTTGTTCATTGTATTGAAGAAGCGACAAAACGAAAAGGAATCAACATAGCAGGAGCTAAGGTTGTTGTCCAAGGATTCGGAAATGCTGGAAGCTATTTAGCTAAATTTATGCATGATGCCGGCGCTACAGTTATTGCCATTTCTGATGCGTACGGTGCTCTTTATAATGAAGATGGTCTCGATATTGAATATCTACTTGACCGTCGTGATTCGTTTGGAACCGTAACGAAGTTATTTAAAAATACGATTTCAAACAAAGAACTGTTAGAGCTTCCTTGCGATATCTTAGTTCCAGCAGCGATCTCTAACCAAATTACGGTTGAAAATGCTCATCTAATTAATGCGAAAATAATTGTTGAGGCCGCCAATGGACCGACAACACTAGAAGCTACAAGTATATTAGATGAACGCGGGATTTTATTAGTTCCTGATGTATTAGCCAGCTCAGGCGGCGTAACAGTCTCTTATTTTGAGTGGGTCCAAAACAACTTAGGTTACTATTGGTCCGAAGAAGAAGTTGCTAGTAAGTTGCAAAAAGGAATGGTAAAGTCGTTTGACGATGTTTACAGAATGGCACAAAAACATAAAGTAAATATGCGCTTAGCTGCCTATATGGTCGGTGCCCGTAAAATGGCAGAAGCCTCTCGCTTCCGTGGTTGGGTGTAA
- a CDS encoding LysR family transcriptional regulator: MNLLSLRYFLEVAQCLNFSHAAENLHISQPGLSQQITLLEQNIGFKLLKRTTRNVTLTEEGEYLYKNLVHSFENIDNVLNELQELKAIPQKTIKIATVPSAASKLLPELLSSMKKKFPSIEFYIKETTSMQAIEMVKKKECNIALIRTPVDARKILDEQLNLVEFSRHPLQLVVSTNHRLASRQVLDLSELKHESFLHFDEKQSPSLYLLLEQVCLSAGFIPKVLAIGPELLTIANFIAKGIGVTVMPSDMVNLLPSHQIKAINLNDQRFYSSISAVWDNSNKVSLITQYALEELEKISNETHLEIRKP, translated from the coding sequence ATGAACTTATTATCACTGCGCTACTTTCTTGAAGTCGCTCAATGTCTAAATTTTAGTCATGCCGCTGAAAATTTACATATATCTCAGCCCGGTCTAAGTCAACAAATCACACTATTAGAGCAAAATATTGGCTTTAAACTTCTTAAACGCACAACTAGAAATGTTACTCTTACAGAAGAAGGAGAATACTTATATAAAAATCTTGTCCATTCGTTTGAAAACATCGATAATGTTCTAAATGAATTGCAAGAGTTAAAAGCCATTCCCCAAAAAACGATTAAAATAGCTACCGTACCTTCTGCTGCAAGTAAGCTGCTACCTGAATTATTAAGTAGTATGAAGAAAAAATTTCCAAGCATTGAGTTTTATATTAAAGAAACGACTTCCATGCAAGCAATTGAAATGGTCAAGAAAAAAGAGTGTAATATTGCTTTAATTCGAACACCTGTAGATGCGAGAAAAATTCTAGATGAACAACTTAATTTAGTAGAATTTTCAAGGCATCCATTACAATTAGTTGTTTCAACTAATCACCGACTTGCTTCGAGGCAAGTGTTAGATTTAAGTGAACTGAAGCATGAAAGCTTCCTCCATTTTGATGAAAAACAATCCCCTTCCTTATATTTATTATTAGAACAAGTTTGCCTTTCTGCAGGCTTTATACCTAAAGTTTTGGCTATTGGGCCTGAATTGTTAACAATTGCTAACTTTATTGCCAAAGGTATTGGTGTTACTGTGATGCCTAGTGATATGGTAAATTTATTACCCTCTCATCAAATTAAAGCAATTAATTTAAATGACCAAAGATTTTACAGTTCTATATCAGCAGTTTGGGATAACAGCAATAAAGTTTCACTAATTACTCAATATGCCCTTGAAGAACTAGAAAAAATTTCTAATGAAACTCATCTCGAAATCAGAAAACCGTAA
- the ptsG gene encoding glucose-specific PTS transporter subunit IIBC yields MNNIFGTLQKVGKALMTPVALLPAAGILLAIGNAMQNPDLVSRLPVLETGWFPMISQVMEQSGGVVFANLALLFAVGVAIGLAKGDGVAALAALIGYLVMNVTMGVLLGVTPEMVAEDPGFANVLGIPTLQTGVFGGIIIGILAAYMFNRYYEIELPSYLGFFAGKRFVPIITAVTALVLGVVMIFVWPIAQNGLNILSYNMVDTNRTLSAFIFGVIERALIPFGLHHIFYAPFWFEFGSYTNIAGEIIRGDQRIFFEQIKDGVELTAGTFMTGKFPFMMFGLPAAALAIYHCAREDQKKIVAGIMGSAALTSFLTGITEPIEFSFLFVAPILFGIHTIFAGLSFMVMHILNVKIGMTFSGGVIDYFLFGILPNRTAWWVVIPVGLVFAVIYYLGFRFAIMKWNLMTPGREKVIEGEAIDTNKQHSDLPFAVLDAIGGKENISHLDACITRLRVSVNDIESVDKGRLKKLGAAGVMEVGNNIQAIFGPKSETLKGQIQDIIDGKKSMPKEISADEEIQEQIEDVFPDALEKKETKKDFFDEAKSVINPIQGEIIALTEVPDEVFSQKMMGDGFAIIPDEGKVYAPVDGEIVNMFPTKHAIGIKSTGGMEVLIHFGIDTVKLKGEGFKGLVNQGDKVKKGQLILEVDLDHVKQHVPSIVTPIIFTNLPDGVRIEINRKGNTDAKQKNIILLKQEM; encoded by the coding sequence TTGAATAATATATTTGGAACGTTACAAAAAGTCGGCAAGGCATTAATGACACCAGTAGCACTTTTGCCTGCTGCCGGAATATTGTTAGCAATTGGAAATGCAATGCAAAATCCTGATTTAGTGAGTAGACTACCTGTTCTAGAAACAGGCTGGTTTCCAATGATCTCGCAAGTAATGGAACAATCAGGTGGCGTTGTTTTTGCCAATTTAGCATTATTATTTGCTGTAGGTGTAGCAATTGGCTTAGCTAAAGGAGACGGAGTAGCAGCTTTAGCAGCCCTTATTGGGTATCTCGTCATGAATGTAACAATGGGTGTTTTACTAGGTGTAACGCCAGAAATGGTTGCCGAAGATCCTGGATTTGCTAATGTGCTAGGAATACCCACCTTACAGACAGGGGTTTTTGGAGGAATTATCATAGGGATATTAGCTGCCTATATGTTTAACCGTTATTACGAGATTGAATTACCATCGTATTTAGGATTTTTTGCTGGGAAACGCTTTGTACCGATTATAACTGCGGTAACTGCTTTGGTACTAGGTGTCGTGATGATATTTGTGTGGCCGATAGCACAAAACGGTTTAAATATTCTTTCTTATAACATGGTTGATACTAATCGCACGTTATCAGCATTTATTTTCGGTGTGATTGAACGAGCCTTAATCCCATTTGGACTTCACCATATTTTTTATGCCCCATTTTGGTTTGAATTTGGTTCCTATACGAATATAGCTGGAGAAATTATTCGTGGTGATCAGAGGATATTTTTTGAGCAAATTAAAGACGGCGTCGAATTAACTGCGGGTACATTTATGACGGGAAAGTTTCCATTTATGATGTTTGGTCTCCCAGCAGCTGCTCTTGCGATTTATCATTGTGCTCGCGAAGATCAAAAAAAGATTGTTGCGGGAATTATGGGATCTGCAGCGCTTACCTCATTTTTAACAGGGATTACAGAACCTATTGAATTTTCATTCCTTTTTGTGGCACCGATATTATTCGGTATTCATACAATTTTTGCCGGATTATCGTTTATGGTTATGCATATCTTGAATGTAAAAATCGGAATGACGTTTTCAGGTGGGGTGATTGATTACTTTTTATTTGGTATCTTACCAAATAGGACAGCGTGGTGGGTTGTTATCCCGGTTGGTTTAGTGTTTGCGGTTATTTACTATTTAGGGTTTCGTTTTGCAATCATGAAATGGAACTTAATGACTCCAGGGCGTGAAAAAGTAATAGAAGGTGAAGCAATAGATACAAATAAACAACACAGTGATTTACCGTTTGCGGTTCTTGATGCCATAGGTGGGAAAGAAAATATTTCACACTTAGATGCTTGTATTACTCGATTGCGAGTATCAGTTAATGATATTGAATCAGTCGACAAAGGGCGCCTAAAAAAACTGGGTGCAGCAGGTGTTATGGAAGTAGGAAATAACATACAAGCTATCTTCGGTCCTAAATCTGAAACCCTTAAAGGTCAAATTCAAGACATCATTGATGGTAAAAAATCGATGCCAAAAGAAATTTCTGCTGATGAAGAAATCCAAGAGCAAATCGAAGACGTCTTTCCCGATGCATTGGAAAAAAAGGAAACTAAAAAAGACTTTTTCGATGAGGCTAAATCGGTAATAAATCCGATTCAAGGGGAGATTATTGCGTTAACAGAAGTTCCAGACGAAGTATTTTCACAAAAAATGATGGGAGACGGCTTTGCGATTATTCCCGATGAAGGTAAAGTTTATGCCCCAGTTGATGGAGAAATTGTTAATATGTTTCCAACAAAACATGCTATCGGTATAAAGTCAACGGGAGGCATGGAAGTATTAATTCATTTTGGTATTGATACGGTAAAGCTAAAAGGAGAAGGTTTTAAAGGGCTTGTAAACCAAGGAGATAAAGTAAAGAAAGGGCAACTTATTTTAGAAGTAGATCTTGACCATGTTAAACAACATGTACCTTCGATAGTCACACCAATAATATTTACGAATTTACCAGATGGGGTAAGAATTGAGATAAATCGCAAAGGAAACACCGATGCAAAACAAAAAAATATTATTTTATTGAAACAGGAAATGTAA
- a CDS encoding Gfo/Idh/MocA family oxidoreductase, with amino-acid sequence MIRFGIIGTNRITENFLEAANKLADFKLAAVYSRTEEKAKKFAGNYHVEKIFTSLEEMAKSNEIDAVYIASPNSFHAEQACLFMEYGKHVLCEKPMASNSREVQLMIDTAKINKVLLMEALKTTFVPNFQVIKKNLDKIGPVRRFVASYCQYSSRYDAYKNGTVLNAFDPKFSNGSLMDIGIYCIYPIVVLFGAPISIKANGHKLASGVDGDGSLLLKFEEMDAVIIHSKILNSDIRSEIQGENGTIILDKMNPPGHIEIQYRDGSTEVISVPQEENVMLYEVEEFIKLIKSNQLESTINSYRNSLITSTILEEARKQVGIAYPADQQ; translated from the coding sequence TTGATACGTTTTGGAATAATTGGAACTAATCGAATAACAGAAAACTTTCTTGAAGCTGCAAATAAATTAGCTGATTTTAAACTGGCGGCAGTCTACTCAAGAACAGAAGAGAAGGCTAAAAAGTTTGCCGGAAACTATCATGTTGAAAAAATTTTTACGTCACTAGAGGAAATGGCTAAAAGTAATGAAATTGATGCTGTTTACATAGCAAGTCCAAATTCATTTCATGCAGAACAAGCCTGTCTTTTCATGGAGTATGGAAAACACGTCTTATGTGAGAAACCAATGGCTTCTAATTCACGAGAAGTTCAATTGATGATTGATACTGCAAAAATAAACAAAGTTTTATTAATGGAAGCGCTGAAAACTACTTTTGTACCTAATTTTCAGGTTATTAAGAAGAACCTAGATAAAATTGGTCCAGTGAGGCGTTTTGTTGCTTCATATTGCCAATATTCCTCGCGTTATGATGCTTACAAAAATGGAACTGTCTTAAATGCCTTTGATCCTAAATTTTCGAATGGGTCGTTAATGGACATCGGAATTTATTGTATTTATCCGATAGTTGTTTTATTTGGAGCACCAATTAGCATAAAAGCTAATGGCCACAAGTTAGCTTCAGGTGTAGATGGAGACGGAAGTTTACTGCTGAAGTTTGAGGAAATGGATGCTGTAATTATCCATTCTAAGATTTTAAATTCCGATATTCGCTCAGAAATTCAAGGCGAAAATGGAACAATTATTTTAGATAAAATGAATCCTCCAGGACATATTGAAATTCAGTACCGAGACGGTTCCACAGAAGTGATAAGTGTACCGCAAGAAGAAAATGTAATGTTGTATGAAGTAGAAGAATTTATCAAGCTAATTAAAAGTAATCAGCTAGAATCGACGATAAACTCTTATCGAAACTCGTTGATTACGTCGACCATTTTAGAAGAAGCACGAAAGCAAGTAGGTATTGCGTATCCTGCTGACCAGCAATAA
- a CDS encoding polysaccharide deacetylase family protein codes for MYDLKDDRWIKNSKQLRPTEKKVILTFDDGPSRHLKTILDILKDKHVQAMFFWQSRILYKQRPWQRVLDEGHQIGAHTHNHKNLLKLKREQQYQQIKNNVDKIEEITRTKVQYFRPPFGQYNEDTLSILSDLGLLPIMWEISSYDWINKTTPEEIVCNVVRHVSEGSIILLHELEQTVKVLPEMIDEIRGRGYEFSLL; via the coding sequence GTGTACGACCTCAAAGATGATCGTTGGATAAAAAATAGTAAACAACTAAGACCCACTGAAAAAAAAGTTATTCTTACTTTTGATGATGGCCCGAGTCGACACTTAAAGACGATTTTGGATATTTTGAAAGACAAACATGTTCAAGCCATGTTTTTTTGGCAATCAAGAATATTATATAAACAGAGGCCGTGGCAAAGAGTTTTAGATGAAGGGCACCAAATTGGTGCACATACCCACAATCATAAAAACCTTCTCAAGTTAAAAAGAGAACAGCAATATCAACAAATAAAAAATAATGTTGATAAAATTGAAGAAATTACAAGGACAAAAGTCCAATATTTTAGACCACCTTTTGGTCAATACAATGAAGATACATTGTCTATTTTGTCGGATTTAGGTTTACTTCCGATAATGTGGGAAATTTCGTCCTATGATTGGATAAATAAAACAACACCTGAAGAGATTGTTTGTAACGTTGTCAGGCATGTTAGTGAAGGTTCTATTATCCTTTTACATGAATTAGAACAGACAGTCAAAGTCCTTCCCGAAATGATTGATGAGATTCGAGGGCGAGGGTATGAGTTTTCTTTATTATAA
- the selD gene encoding selenide, water dikinase SelD produces MRSSDLTQVLRNIPISNDKNLIAGIGEDAVAYNFNGQTLLQTVDVITPVVDDPYQFGAIAAANSLSDIYAKGGTPLFALNIIGFPLTSLPLSYLEEIIRGGVDKVSEAGIAIVGGHTIDDVPKYGLSVTGYIPDGKTFISKEGAEPGDLVFLTKPIGTGVYITALDQNVATNKQINEVTNYMIKLNKNSAEAMCQCVIHACTDVTGYGLIGHSSDIAEKSQVTIELVVKDIPLLKDALSLLDRGLESEGINNNFQSFNSKVEHLRTLPKNQEMLFYDPQTSGGLIIVVAPDQAEKLQSEIKLRNETLIQIGTVKEQGNYPIQLR; encoded by the coding sequence ATTAGATCATCTGATCTTACGCAAGTTTTGCGTAACATACCAATAAGTAATGATAAAAATTTAATAGCAGGAATCGGTGAGGATGCTGTCGCGTATAACTTTAACGGGCAAACACTATTACAGACTGTTGATGTTATCACCCCAGTAGTAGATGATCCTTACCAGTTCGGTGCGATTGCGGCGGCCAATTCATTAAGCGATATTTACGCTAAAGGTGGCACACCACTATTTGCCTTAAACATTATCGGATTTCCTTTGACCTCGCTACCGCTAAGTTATCTTGAGGAAATCATTCGCGGTGGAGTTGACAAGGTAAGCGAAGCTGGCATTGCTATTGTTGGCGGTCATACGATTGACGATGTACCGAAGTATGGGCTTTCTGTTACTGGTTATATACCAGATGGCAAAACGTTTATTAGTAAAGAAGGCGCTGAGCCTGGTGATCTTGTTTTTCTTACGAAGCCCATTGGCACTGGAGTTTACATCACTGCTCTTGATCAAAATGTTGCTACGAATAAGCAGATTAATGAAGTAACTAACTACATGATAAAACTAAACAAAAATTCTGCAGAGGCAATGTGTCAATGTGTTATCCACGCTTGTACGGATGTTACTGGCTATGGTTTGATCGGTCATAGTAGTGATATTGCCGAAAAAAGTCAGGTCACAATTGAGTTAGTTGTCAAGGATATCCCGTTACTGAAAGATGCCCTTTCGTTATTAGATAGAGGGTTAGAATCAGAGGGAATAAATAACAATTTCCAATCATTTAATAGTAAAGTTGAGCATCTAAGAACGCTTCCTAAAAATCAGGAAATGCTATTTTACGATCCCCAAACATCTGGAGGCTTAATCATTGTCGTTGCCCCGGACCAAGCAGAAAAGCTGCAAAGTGAAATCAAGCTTCGTAATGAGACACTTATCCAAATTGGTACTGTGAAAGAGCAAGGAAACTACCCAATCCAATTAAGGTAA
- a CDS encoding LysR substrate-binding domain-containing protein, protein MDLHQLKTFYHVAHLLNFSKAAQKVSLSQPAVSRQIESLEKHFGLDLFYRISKKIELTDAGRRLLQYTEQLLALAEQTEKAMNSLKNIDEGQLTIGAGTTVGNYILSPLVLEFSKRYPNIKTKLIIAKTSEIIGNIKEGLIDTAVIAKSVNHPEFYYQPIFRDEITLLTSPNNYQSISHAETLADLSNEVFLLREHGSNTRECIDLLMAKHHFKPKKIIELGTNEAIKHSILKGYGIGFLSRFTAQLEIDHKLLLSVKLKEECTREFSTINQKGKYTSPIMLIFTSFLKKNIHSHLNRK, encoded by the coding sequence ATGGATTTGCATCAACTAAAAACGTTTTACCATGTGGCTCATTTACTTAATTTTTCAAAAGCTGCCCAAAAAGTATCTTTAAGTCAACCTGCTGTTTCAAGACAGATCGAATCACTTGAAAAACATTTCGGTTTAGATTTATTTTATCGAATCAGCAAAAAAATTGAGCTAACTGATGCCGGTAGGAGACTTCTCCAATATACCGAACAATTATTAGCGCTTGCAGAGCAAACTGAAAAAGCGATGAATTCTTTAAAAAATATTGATGAAGGTCAGCTGACGATTGGTGCAGGAACTACGGTTGGAAATTATATTCTTTCACCACTAGTTTTGGAGTTTTCAAAAAGATATCCTAATATCAAAACAAAGTTAATCATTGCTAAAACATCTGAAATCATCGGAAACATTAAAGAAGGTTTAATTGATACAGCAGTAATTGCTAAATCAGTAAATCATCCTGAGTTCTATTACCAACCTATTTTTAGAGATGAAATTACTCTTTTAACATCTCCTAACAATTATCAAAGCATAAGTCACGCCGAAACCTTAGCGGATTTATCTAATGAAGTGTTTTTATTAAGAGAACATGGTTCCAACACACGTGAATGTATTGACTTGTTGATGGCAAAGCATCATTTTAAACCAAAAAAGATCATCGAATTAGGAACGAATGAAGCCATCAAGCACTCAATTTTAAAAGGCTATGGGATCGGTTTTTTGTCAAGATTTACTGCTCAACTAGAAATTGACCATAAATTGCTTCTCTCAGTCAAGTTGAAAGAGGAGTGCACGAGAGAATTCTCTACCATCAATCAAAAGGGCAAGTACACTTCTCCAATCATGTTAATATTTACGTCATTCCTGAAAAAAAATATCCATAGTCATCTAAATAGGAAATAA